The Heliorestis convoluta genome includes the window ACTTCTAGACAATGCAAAACTAAAATGACATTGATTGATCTTGGCACAGAGATGATTTTCACGTAAGTGTTAAAAAATCCGCCCTAAATCGCCATCTAAACGCCTAAAAAACCCTTCGAAGGGTTAAATACACCAAAGCATGCCCAACCCCGTCACAATATCCCATAGAACGCCAAATAAGCCTATTCACGGTAGGCGGGGTGGTGGGGAAAATGAAAAGACTAATAAATATTGGACTTTTTTGTTTTTCAAGAACTGCCAAGTAGAGTGGTTTTCGTTATTTATCGTAAGCTTGTGATTATAGAATAATACATTTTTTGTTTTTTTATAAAGAAAAAAAGGATATGCAGGGTTTTGATGTAAATATTATGATAAAAAAGAAAGGGGTTTAGATTAATGGAGAAAATGAAAATTTACGATCCTTTAGTAAAGAAAGTTTTTGAAGCCGAAATAATGAAGCGTTATGAGCTTCACGAAGATGCGGAGTTTTTACTCGTAAAATTCCAAACCGAAGACGAAGATTTGTTTGAGATTGCTGTTATTCGCTATGACGACGGTCATTATTTCACCACACCTGATTGGCAAGGTCAACAACCAAAAAGCCCCAAAGAGATCTCTAAATACAAATGGGTTGACATTAATTTCACCCAAACAATTCTGCTTAATGGATTGCCCCGTTATTTACCATTTTAACCATGAAAAAAACCGCCGATATAGGGCGGTTTTTTTTGTCCTCTATGGTGAAGAATGGACGATTATCCGCATGGACACGCCTACTTCATATCGCACAATGTTTGGCGATGATTTACTCGCAGGACTTGATCTAGTTGGGCGTGGCGATGGTATGGCAAAACTCGAGTCAAACGTTGGGGTTGGTTATCAGCGTTTTTAGTCAGCCATTATCGATCTCGATAACACAAAAACAATGCAATCAGCAGAAGTGATAGCCCAATGGTGGAGCAATCAGGGGCGATATACCCGCATCGAGCGGCACGGACACAAGCGGAAACAATGCGGACACTACACCGACAACGGGAAGCGGAAGTGGAAGTTGCGACTACAAAAGAATCAGCATGAGCGGAAACAGAACAGCCCGATCCGATTTTGGAAATCATAATGTCCGTCCAAAACGGCGATCAATTACCACCTGTTGATACTATCCGTGATCGAGTTGGTGGAAGAAACGCTAACGTCATCGCACGATTAAGTGAGTTTGCAGACAAAGGTTTGATTGTGAAAAAATCGAATAAATGGCATCGTAGCGATACGTAGTTCCCGCCGTTCCATTCCAATTTAACCCCACCTTTTTAGGGGTTTTTAGGTTCCTAAAGGGTCTTTAAAGTACCTAGTAGGTACCTAAAAGGTACTGCAAGGGGTTGTTAAATTACCTAAACAATACCTAAAAGGGTCGTTTAAGTACTTAAACGGTACTTCAAAAAAACCTAAAAGGTACTGTTTAAGCACATTATATATACCTAAAAAAAAGTATGCAAATTGCAAACTTGGATAAATAATAATTGGCATAATTTCGTTGTTTTTTCTATACGTTCATTAAGATCCATTTACAATCACTCCTGTAGATAATCCAACTTTTCCTGTTTTTAGCTTAATTCGGATTTTTTTACAAATACCCTTTTGCACCGAAAAGCTTTAAGTGTTCTCTCTATGCAAAAATGTCCATAAAACAAACTGTTTTATTGCTAATATAAGTCGGGTGTGGTAATGATAAGCAGTTTGAAAAACATTCATTATTGTTACGTTCTTTGCCTGAGACCAAACGAGAAGTGTTATATACTACCATACAAATGCTTGATCAATTTCGTGGTAATGATAAATATACTGAATTGCTTGGTGATTTATTAAGAGTAAAAGAATATTAAAATAGAAAGTGGATTTTGATGGGGTATTATAATGTTAATTGAGCAATTGAAATAATGTTTTTGAGCCAGCTCTGACAGAGCTGGCTCATTTTTACTGAAGAACTGATTAACCCAAACTGGAGTAGGAGAATTTCAAAACACTCTCCAGAAAAGACCATAGAAGTAATGGGTTTTAACGTTAATTAAATTATGGTATTATAGATAAAAATAAGAAAGAAGGTGAAGGATTGAAAAAAAGTATTCTTATATTAATAATTATTTTACTTGTAGCTTCATCAAGTTTAGTAAGTGCTAATGATATTTCGGTTAGTGTTAATGGGGAAAGTATTGTATTAGAACAATCTCCAATAATTGAACATGGTAGAACATTAGTACCTTTAAGAGCAATATTTGAAGCATTAGGTGCAGAAGTTACATGGAACGGTGAAACTAGAACAGTAACAGGAACAAAAGACGATATTGTAATTAATTTGCAAATTGAAAATACAATTGCCATAGTAAACAATCAAGAAGTATCACTAGATGTACCTGCTATGATAATGAACGGCAGAACATTAGTGCCTCTTAGGTTTATTGCAGAGAGTTTAGGGGCTGAAGTTAGTTGGGATGGAAAAAATAGAGTGGTGTTAATAAATTACAACAAAGAAGCAGAGCAACAAAGACTAGAGCAACAAAGACTAGAGCAACAAAGACTAGAGCAACAAAGACTAGAGCAACAAAGACTAGAGCAACAAAGACTAGATCAACAAAGACTAGAGCAACAAAGACTAGAGCAACAAAGATTAGAGCAAACAAAGATTAGAGCAAACAAAGACTAGAGACAAACAAAGATTAGAGACAACTGTTGATTTTCATCAAATGGTTGTGCCCAACCGGGCATGACTGGTTAGCTAAAAAAAGCTTCCTCTTACGAGGAAGCCTTCCTTATTCTAGTAACTCTACTTCGTCGATAATTCTAGCCATATAAGTGCCTTCTTCACGTAATATCTGGCGATAGCGTTCGTATTGAGGCATCATGACACTGACGCGATACCAGAACATGGGCGAATGGTTCATTTCTCCTAAGTGGCAAAGTTCATGAACAATGACATAGTCCATGACAGTTGGTGGCATGAGGATTAAGCGCCAGCTAAAGTTCAAGTTCTTCCTGCCAGAGCAGCTTCCCCAGCGTGTCTTTTGATCTTTGATGGTAACTTTATTGTAGTCATAGTCGTAGCCTTTGTTCAGCTCAGGAATTCTTTGTAAGATTGCTTCTTTGCCTTTTTTGCGTAGTTCTTCTTTTAGAATTTCTCTCCACTGGCTTTTTTCCGTAGATTGAAGTTGAAGGTGCAGTTGTTGCGCTTCTTCATCGATGTGAATTCTTTCTTTTTTATCTTCTATTGTATCTTCTATGAGCACTTTGATCTGATAAGGCTTTCCGCGATAGTAGATCATGCCTTTGTTGTTCTTCTGGCGCTTTTTCTTTTCTAAGAGGTCTTGCCATTTGCTCTGTATCCAATCTTTATAGTTTTTGAACAAGTCCTGTACTTCTTTTTCTGTAAGATCAAGGGGTACGCGGACGAGCAAGCCTTTTGTTGAAAGTCGTAATGAACTATTGACGATTCCTTTTCTTCTCTCTATGGTGACATGCATGGCCTCGCCTGCAACAGTCATCTCATAATGATTGCTACTGACTGTTTCGTAGGTTCTTGTAGGGTTTCTTTTTTTCCTGTTGGTTTTGATTATAATCACGTTCCTTGTCTTCTTCTCTTTTGTTACGTTCTTTTTATTCATTTGTCATTTTATTTTGCTTACATTGGGGCTCATGTTCTATGATCTTGCTCTCTAAGAGTTGTACTTTGTATTTTCTCTGGTGATTTCTTATATTTTACACGTTACAGAAGAAAAAAAACGAGGCACTTTTTATAAAGTTACCTCGTTTTTTTCAAGTTTTATACTTTATCAATACAGTCTTCGGGACAG containing:
- a CDS encoding copper amine oxidase N-terminal domain-containing protein — protein: MKKSILILIIILLVASSSLVSANDISVSVNGESIVLEQSPIIEHGRTLVPLRAIFEALGAEVTWNGETRTVTGTKDDIVINLQIENTIAIVNNQEVSLDVPAMIMNGRTLVPLRFIAESLGAEVSWDGKNRVVLINYNKEAEQQRLEQQRLEQQRLEQQRLEQQRLEQQRLDQQRLEQQRLEQQRLEQTKIRANKD
- a CDS encoding M48 family metallopeptidase — its product is MIIIKTNRKKRNPTRTYETVSSNHYEMTVAGEAMHVTIERRKGIVNSSLRLSTKGLLVRVPLDLTEKEVQDLFKNYKDWIQSKWQDLLEKKKRQKNNKGMIYYRGKPYQIKVLIEDTIEDKKERIHIDEEAQQLHLQLQSTEKSQWREILKEELRKKGKEAILQRIPELNKGYDYDYNKVTIKDQKTRWGSCSGRKNLNFSWRLILMPPTVMDYVIVHELCHLGEMNHSPMFWYRVSVMMPQYERYRQILREEGTYMARIIDEVELLE